A genomic segment from Syntrophales bacterium encodes:
- a CDS encoding aminotransferase class V-fold PLP-dependent enzyme, which produces MGVYLDNAATSWPKPESVYRAVNRFMRWVGATPGRGGHQREEEAARIADKAREALTQLFNAPAQGGVAFTMNATQAINMALKGALKPGDHVVTSSVEHNAMWRPLKALERGGVSITAVPCAVDGTLAPADVAKAIRPETRMIAMQHASNVLGTIQPITEIGRIARARGVLFLVDAAQTAGACSIDMEAMHIDLLAFAGHKGLYGPHGTGGLVVRPGVTLETWIEGGSGTQSEPETMPEELPLRLEAGTQNAAGIAGLLAGVRFVLKEGVLNIREHEMALTAQLITALQDLPDLTLLGPADLNRRTAIVSVVIDEYVPDQLAVVLDQVFAVMTRAGLHCAPQAHRTAGTLEQGGALRFSPGFFNTEDEISAAADALHNIVIG; this is translated from the coding sequence ATGGGAGTTTATCTGGATAACGCGGCTACGAGCTGGCCCAAACCGGAATCGGTATATCGCGCCGTGAACCGCTTCATGCGGTGGGTAGGCGCAACCCCCGGACGCGGGGGCCATCAGCGGGAGGAAGAGGCCGCCCGAATCGCCGACAAGGCGCGAGAGGCGCTGACACAGCTCTTTAACGCGCCGGCCCAGGGCGGCGTAGCCTTCACAATGAACGCGACTCAAGCCATCAATATGGCGCTCAAGGGCGCCCTGAAGCCGGGCGACCACGTCGTCACCTCGTCCGTCGAGCACAACGCTATGTGGCGGCCGCTCAAAGCGCTGGAGCGCGGCGGGGTGTCAATAACCGCCGTCCCCTGCGCAGTGGACGGCACGCTGGCCCCCGCTGATGTTGCAAAGGCCATTCGCCCGGAGACGCGGATGATCGCCATGCAGCACGCCTCCAACGTCCTGGGGACAATCCAGCCCATCACCGAGATCGGCCGGATCGCCCGCGCGCGCGGCGTTCTTTTTTTGGTGGATGCAGCGCAGACCGCCGGCGCCTGCTCGATCGACATGGAAGCGATGCACATAGACCTGTTGGCCTTTGCCGGCCACAAGGGGCTCTATGGACCCCACGGAACCGGAGGGCTCGTTGTCCGCCCCGGCGTCACGCTGGAGACGTGGATCGAGGGCGGCTCCGGCACCCAATCTGAACCGGAAACCATGCCGGAAGAGCTCCCCCTGCGCCTGGAGGCCGGCACGCAAAACGCCGCCGGCATAGCCGGGCTGCTGGCTGGGGTCCGCTTTGTGCTGAAAGAGGGAGTTTTGAACATTCGGGAACACGAAATGGCTTTGACTGCCCAGTTGATCACTGCCCTGCAAGATCTGCCTGACTTGACGCTGCTGGGCCCTGCCGATCTGAACCGCCGCACGGCAATCGTCTCCGTAGTGATAGATGAGTATGTGCCCGACCAGCTTGCTGTGGTGCTCGACCAGGTATTTGCCGTCATGACGCGAGCCGGCCTGCACTGCGCGCCCCAGGCCCATCGCACCGCCGGCACTTTGGAGCAGGGTGGAGCGCTGCGCTTCAGCCCCGGGTTCTTCAACACAGAGGACGAAATCAGCGCCGCGGCGGATGCGTTGCATAATATCGTGATCGGATAG
- a CDS encoding glycosyltransferase family 4 protein produces MRVFMLGWEFPPHISGGLGTACFGITMGLSRLGAEIIFVLPKIRGEQRPSHVNLVSASQVPLSGDSAAEIFTKTVKFMAIEAALRPYAIIRPGSVASSRGILADQKPSQGTGELAGDYGSDLFREVSDYGRAAGVLAGKESFDVIHGHDWMTVPAGIEARQVSGRPYIYHVHSLEFDRSGENVNRQVYDVECYGLENADHIISVSHYTKNVIVNRYGISPDKVTVVHNAVSRSEGRLFPRVEKRTGEKIVLFLGRITFQKGPDYFIEAAARVLEKIPDVTFIMAGAGDMMSRMIERVAELKMGRNFHFAGFLEGEEVERIYAMSDLYVMPSVSEPFGISPLEAMLYDVPVIISKQSGVSEILHHALKVNFWDVNELADKMIGALRHPALVMEMTTRAREELKNIRWNAAAEKILSVYRRFCK; encoded by the coding sequence ATGCGCGTTTTTATGTTAGGCTGGGAATTTCCTCCCCATATCAGCGGCGGACTGGGAACTGCCTGTTTTGGGATCACCATGGGACTGAGCCGGCTGGGCGCAGAGATCATTTTCGTCCTGCCGAAAATAAGGGGGGAACAGCGTCCATCTCATGTGAACCTGGTATCGGCGTCGCAAGTTCCCTTGAGCGGCGATTCCGCAGCGGAAATATTCACAAAAACAGTTAAATTCATGGCAATCGAAGCTGCCCTGAGGCCATACGCAATAATCCGACCGGGGAGCGTCGCCTCGTCACGGGGCATCCTGGCAGATCAGAAGCCGAGCCAGGGCACGGGGGAACTCGCCGGCGATTATGGTTCAGACCTCTTCCGGGAAGTGAGCGACTATGGGCGAGCGGCAGGTGTTCTTGCGGGGAAAGAGAGCTTCGATGTCATCCACGGACATGATTGGATGACCGTCCCTGCGGGGATCGAGGCCCGGCAGGTAAGCGGCAGGCCCTATATCTACCATGTCCACTCCCTTGAATTCGACCGGAGCGGCGAGAACGTCAATCGTCAGGTTTACGATGTTGAGTGTTACGGACTTGAGAATGCCGATCATATTATCAGCGTGAGCCATTACACGAAGAATGTCATCGTGAACCGCTACGGCATAAGCCCCGACAAGGTCACGGTTGTTCACAATGCCGTTTCACGCAGCGAGGGGCGCTTATTCCCCCGCGTTGAGAAACGGACCGGTGAAAAGATTGTTCTCTTCCTCGGGAGGATCACGTTTCAAAAGGGGCCCGACTACTTCATTGAGGCGGCGGCGAGGGTGCTGGAGAAGATTCCGGACGTGACTTTTATCATGGCCGGCGCCGGGGACATGATGTCCCGGATGATCGAACGGGTGGCCGAGTTGAAAATGGGCCGCAACTTTCATTTTGCCGGCTTTCTGGAGGGCGAAGAGGTGGAGCGAATCTATGCCATGAGCGATCTCTATGTCATGCCGAGCGTATCCGAACCCTTTGGGATATCGCCACTGGAAGCCATGCTTTATGATGTTCCGGTCATTATCTCCAAACAGTCGGGTGTTTCCGAGATTCTTCACCACGCATTGAAAGTGAACTTCTGGGACGTCAATGAACTGGCCGACAAGATGATCGGGGCGCTCAGGCATCCGGCTCTGGTAATGGAGATGACGACCAGAGCGCGGGAAGAACTGAAAAACATTCGCTGGAACGCGGCCGCGGAAAAAATCCTGTCGGTTTACCGCAGGTTCTGTAAATAG
- a CDS encoding glycoside hydrolase family 57 protein → MPSVCCYFQVHQPLRHRHFTVFDFKQGLSYEDEENNRQILNKVAKKCYLPTNRIMLDLIRKHGGDFRISFSVTGVMLEQMERYNPQVLDSFKRLADTGCVEFLGETYYHSLAFLYSMREFREQVALHREKIKALFGQTPQTFRNTELIYSNDLARVIEKMRYKAILAEGADNVLEWRSPNHVYQPAGCAKLKLLLRNYRLSDDIAFRFSNRQWPEYPLTADKFARWLHRTDAAGQTINLFMDYETFGEHQWADTGIFDFLKAFPGEVLKNPDFRFQTPLEVARENDSAAQLDVPNPVSWADVERDLTAWIGNALQKDAINALYGLERKVRKTKNAGILSIWRRLQTSDHFYYMCTKWFADGDVHKYFNPYASPYDAYINYMNILADFSDAMSAQACRREAPVA, encoded by the coding sequence ATGCCTTCGGTATGCTGTTATTTTCAGGTTCATCAGCCATTGCGCCACCGCCATTTTACCGTTTTTGACTTCAAACAGGGGCTCTCGTACGAGGATGAGGAAAATAACCGGCAGATTTTGAACAAGGTGGCAAAGAAATGTTACCTGCCGACGAACCGGATCATGCTCGACCTGATCCGGAAACACGGAGGAGATTTCCGGATTTCTTTTTCGGTTACGGGTGTTATGCTCGAACAGATGGAGAGGTACAATCCGCAGGTTCTCGACAGCTTCAAGCGTCTTGCCGATACCGGATGTGTGGAGTTCCTGGGAGAAACCTATTACCACTCCCTGGCCTTTCTGTATTCCATGCGGGAGTTCAGGGAGCAGGTGGCGCTTCACAGGGAAAAGATCAAAGCCCTCTTTGGTCAGACGCCCCAGACCTTCCGGAATACGGAACTGATTTACAGCAACGACCTGGCGAGGGTCATTGAGAAGATGCGCTACAAAGCGATCCTCGCCGAGGGTGCGGACAATGTCCTCGAATGGCGGAGTCCCAACCATGTCTATCAGCCGGCAGGGTGTGCGAAACTGAAGCTCCTCCTCCGCAATTACCGTCTTTCCGATGACATTGCCTTCCGCTTCTCCAATCGGCAGTGGCCGGAGTACCCCCTTACGGCGGACAAGTTCGCCCGCTGGCTCCACCGGACGGATGCCGCCGGCCAGACGATCAATCTCTTTATGGATTACGAAACATTTGGCGAGCACCAGTGGGCGGATACGGGGATATTTGACTTCCTTAAGGCGTTTCCGGGCGAGGTCTTGAAAAACCCGGACTTCAGGTTTCAAACGCCGCTGGAAGTCGCCCGGGAGAACGACTCGGCGGCGCAACTGGATGTGCCGAATCCCGTGTCGTGGGCGGATGTCGAGCGGGATCTGACGGCCTGGATCGGAAACGCCCTGCAGAAAGACGCCATTAATGCCTTATATGGCCTGGAACGAAAAGTCAGAAAAACAAAAAATGCCGGGATTCTAAGCATCTGGCGAAGGCTTCAAACCTCCGACCATTTCTATTACATGTGCACCAAGTGGTTTGCCGACGGGGATGTCCACAAGTATTTCAACCCCTATGCGTCGCCCTACGACGCCTATATCAATTATATGAACATCCTGGCGGATTTTTCTGATGCAATGTCGGCGCAGGCATGCCGGCGGGAGGCGCCCGTCGCATAA
- a CDS encoding TSUP family transporter produces the protein MSFVIYFIVGILAGVVGGLLGTGGCALMMPVIRFGFHFDPALAVGTTLTAVVFTAGSGAFQHFRM, from the coding sequence ATGAGTTTCGTGATTTATTTTATCGTAGGCATTCTGGCCGGAGTTGTCGGCGGTTTGTTGGGGACGGGCGGGTGCGCCCTGATGATGCCCGTGATCCGTTTCGGTTTTCATTTCGACCCGGCCTTGGCCGTGGGAACGACCCTGACGGCGGTGGTCTTCACGGCGGGTTCCGGGGCCTTCCAGCACTTTCGAATGTGA
- a CDS encoding DsbA family protein, which yields MGLKRVSAVGVFSLLLVWLSAAGSGWAEERNQTFPSFGSGAVEVRLYTDYFCPPCRAMEPGVEPILKDLLKKNAIRLTLADVPLSRLTPLFARNFLYALRENNGAEHALLVRSILMEASTNKEIATQERIEALFKGKGIAFVVWDPKFAFDRYNKLLQEDKINATPTCVIIKNGQKKTFVGGDDIINALKAL from the coding sequence ATGGGATTGAAAAGGGTGTCGGCGGTAGGGGTGTTCTCGCTGCTTCTGGTCTGGTTGAGCGCGGCGGGGAGCGGATGGGCGGAAGAACGAAACCAGACTTTTCCCTCTTTCGGCTCGGGGGCTGTCGAAGTGCGGCTTTACACCGATTATTTCTGTCCCCCCTGTCGGGCAATGGAACCTGGCGTTGAACCGATTCTGAAAGACCTGCTCAAGAAAAACGCGATCCGCCTTACCTTGGCGGACGTTCCTTTGAGCCGGCTCACGCCGCTTTTTGCCAGGAATTTTCTTTACGCCCTTAGGGAAAACAATGGCGCTGAACATGCCTTGCTGGTACGCAGCATCCTCATGGAAGCTTCCACCAACAAGGAGATTGCGACCCAGGAACGGATCGAGGCTCTGTTCAAGGGAAAGGGAATTGCCTTTGTAGTCTGGGATCCCAAGTTCGCCTTCGACCGCTACAACAAGTTGTTACAGGAGGACAAAATCAACGCAACTCCTACCTGCGTCATTATTAAGAACGGCCAGAAGAAGACGTTCGTCGGTGGTGATGATATTATTAACGCCCTCAAGGCCCTGTAA
- a CDS encoding Spy/CpxP family protein refolding chaperone translates to MKKAKFNIHKVVTVVAVIALAAVVASPAMAYRGMAGGFGRGPGGYGMMDPARGLDLTAEQTAKINALREAHLKDIQPLQAQLYAKNGELRNLWLAKTPDQEKILALQKEGRNLRDQLTDKLTAYRLEARKILTPEQLAKAQSYGLGRGMARGGAGMRGGFAPGWGMR, encoded by the coding sequence ATGAAGAAAGCAAAGTTTAACATTCACAAAGTGGTAACAGTAGTAGCGGTGATCGCCCTGGCGGCGGTCGTGGCCTCCCCGGCGATGGCCTATCGGGGGATGGCGGGCGGGTTCGGCAGGGGACCCGGCGGTTATGGGATGATGGATCCGGCGCGAGGACTCGATCTGACGGCTGAGCAGACCGCTAAGATCAACGCCCTGCGCGAGGCGCACCTCAAGGATATCCAGCCCCTCCAGGCTCAGCTCTACGCCAAAAATGGAGAGTTGAGAAATCTCTGGCTGGCCAAGACGCCGGATCAGGAGAAGATACTCGCCCTGCAGAAGGAGGGGCGGAACCTCCGCGATCAATTGACGGACAAGCTGACCGCCTACCGCCTGGAGGCGCGCAAGATTCTGACGCCTGAACAGCTGGCGAAGGCACAGTCTTATGGGTTGGGGCGGGGAATGGCCCGCGGCGGAGCCGGCATGCGGGGTGGTTTCGCCCCCGGCTGGGGAATGCGTTAA
- a CDS encoding ABC transporter ATP-binding protein yields the protein MALIAAEQITKEYRVGEVAVQALRGVSFEIEPASFVSFVGPSGSGKTTLLNLIGCLDKPTAGNMRVADTDVASLDRKASAAFRGKTIGFIFQDFNLLPVLTVYENIEYPLLMVQKVSTQERQKRVTALLADVGMADQRDKRPDQISGGQKQRVAVARALVTNPKLVLADEPTANLDHDTAYMVLNLMKQMRDEFKTTFIFSTHDPKIVGEAEIIFTLEDGKLNGAKNKGGNGHGQSL from the coding sequence GTGGCCTTAATTGCAGCAGAGCAGATAACCAAGGAATACCGGGTGGGCGAGGTGGCGGTTCAGGCCCTCCGAGGCGTCAGTTTCGAGATCGAACCCGCCTCGTTCGTCTCCTTTGTCGGACCGTCGGGAAGCGGGAAGACGACCCTTTTGAACCTCATCGGCTGTTTAGACAAGCCGACGGCGGGGAACATGAGAGTTGCCGATACCGATGTGGCCTCCCTGGACCGCAAGGCGAGCGCTGCCTTCCGGGGCAAGACCATCGGTTTCATTTTTCAGGACTTCAACCTCCTGCCGGTTTTGACGGTTTACGAGAACATTGAATACCCCCTTTTGATGGTGCAGAAGGTCTCGACCCAGGAACGTCAGAAGCGGGTAACCGCCCTGTTGGCGGATGTCGGGATGGCCGATCAGCGGGACAAGCGGCCCGACCAGATCTCGGGTGGGCAGAAGCAGCGGGTGGCCGTTGCCCGGGCGCTGGTGACGAACCCCAAGCTGGTGCTGGCGGATGAACCGACGGCCAATCTGGACCACGATACAGCCTACATGGTGCTCAACCTGATGAAGCAGATGCGGGATGAGTTCAAGACCACCTTTATCTTCTCAACCCACGACCCAAAGATCGTGGGCGAGGCGGAAATCATCTTTACACTCGAAGACGGCAAGCTTAACGGGGCAAAGAACAAGGGAGGAAACGGCCATGGGCAATCTCTTTAA
- a CDS encoding ABC transporter permease: protein MGNLFKIAIRNLLRYKRRTLLTASLITVGVVFVLAFVSVAGTFKNMMIGQVTDSMIGHLQVHRRGFVASIETLPLNMNLKGGAIGKLEKILDAQPEIEAYSPRVKFGGMFSNFTETSSIRVTAIDPAREFKTVPLLPNRVMEGEKELKPGGILIPELLARGMKVKPGDAVVVVATNADGSVNGKQFVVTGVMESATGPGGRDGYIHLDDARELLRMEDKQVSEYAIRLKKFGNLAAFGKKLDSLLAKELNPQGKPIFEVHTWEKLSPFFNIARMIDLMTFFIKLMLIAIVLISIMNVMIMAVYERIREIGTIAAIGTLPGKILSMFVIEGFCMGVVGALIGDLVGIGLVWILNLLKISYNFGMQKGLVLEAGVSLADILMISATVIFVSVIASLQPAFKASRMEPIQALRHI, encoded by the coding sequence ATGGGCAATCTCTTTAAAATCGCGATCCGGAATCTGCTCCGGTACAAAAGACGGACGCTGCTGACCGCTTCGCTGATTACCGTGGGCGTCGTCTTCGTTCTGGCCTTCGTCTCCGTGGCCGGCACCTTCAAGAACATGATGATTGGCCAGGTCACCGACTCGATGATTGGCCACCTGCAGGTGCACCGGAGGGGGTTTGTCGCCTCCATCGAGACGCTCCCCTTGAACATGAATCTTAAAGGGGGCGCCATCGGCAAACTGGAAAAGATTCTCGATGCCCAGCCGGAGATCGAGGCCTATTCGCCGCGGGTGAAGTTCGGCGGCATGTTCAGCAATTTCACGGAGACCTCCAGCATCCGGGTGACGGCGATCGATCCGGCCAGGGAGTTCAAGACGGTTCCGCTCCTTCCCAACCGGGTCATGGAAGGTGAAAAGGAACTTAAACCGGGCGGGATACTGATCCCGGAATTGCTGGCCCGGGGGATGAAGGTCAAGCCGGGTGATGCGGTTGTTGTTGTGGCCACCAACGCCGACGGTTCGGTGAACGGCAAGCAGTTCGTGGTCACAGGGGTGATGGAGAGCGCGACCGGTCCCGGCGGCCGGGACGGCTACATCCACCTGGACGACGCCCGTGAACTCCTGCGGATGGAGGATAAACAGGTAAGCGAATACGCCATCCGCCTCAAAAAATTTGGAAATCTCGCGGCCTTTGGCAAGAAACTGGACAGCCTGCTGGCCAAGGAACTAAATCCGCAGGGGAAGCCCATCTTTGAGGTGCACACCTGGGAGAAGCTTTCACCCTTCTTCAACATAGCCCGGATGATCGATCTGATGACCTTTTTCATCAAGCTCATGCTTATCGCCATTGTCCTGATCAGCATCATGAATGTGATGATCATGGCCGTCTATGAACGGATTCGCGAGATAGGCACCATCGCGGCGATCGGGACGCTCCCCGGAAAGATTCTCAGCATGTTTGTGATCGAGGGTTTCTGCATGGGGGTGGTGGGCGCCCTGATCGGCGATCTGGTGGGGATCGGTCTGGTCTGGATACTCAATCTCTTAAAAATCAGCTACAACTTCGGCATGCAGAAGGGGCTTGTTCTTGAAGCCGGCGTTTCTTTGGCCGACATCCTGATGATTTCGGCCACGGTCATTTTCGTCTCGGTTATTGCCAGCCTCCAGCCCGCCTTCAAGGCGTCGCGCATGGAGCCGATCCAGGCGCTCAGACATATCTAA
- a CDS encoding outer membrane lipoprotein-sorting protein — protein MRYMKGIIVLLSLFIAMPVYALDGKALLKQMDRNLSPDSYESYRKLINIEPSGAKKEFTLFTVKKGLDKVAALFIAPASEKGRSTLRLGDNMWLFIPNVGKPIRITSLQSVVGGVFNNADILQLDYAAEYDVEKVEETGGQYLLFLKAKTKTVAYDRLKIWADKKSVLPTKIECLTEANMLIKTIYFKDVKNFGGGITRPAVIETESPLYKGYKSVMIFAGFKKRDFKDEVFTLTFMSNIESLR, from the coding sequence ATGCGTTACATGAAGGGGATTATAGTTTTATTATCGCTGTTTATTGCCATGCCTGTTTATGCGCTTGACGGCAAGGCGCTCTTGAAACAGATGGACCGGAACCTCAGTCCCGATTCCTATGAGTCTTACCGGAAGCTCATCAATATTGAGCCCTCAGGGGCGAAAAAGGAGTTCACCCTCTTTACCGTCAAGAAGGGTCTTGACAAGGTGGCAGCCCTTTTCATCGCCCCGGCCAGCGAAAAGGGGCGCAGCACCCTGCGGCTGGGCGATAACATGTGGCTCTTCATTCCGAACGTCGGCAAGCCGATCCGGATCACGAGCCTCCAGTCGGTTGTGGGCGGCGTTTTCAACAATGCCGATATCCTTCAGCTCGATTACGCGGCGGAATACGACGTGGAGAAGGTAGAGGAGACGGGCGGTCAATACCTGCTTTTTCTTAAGGCCAAGACCAAAACCGTGGCCTATGACCGGCTGAAAATCTGGGCGGACAAGAAGAGCGTCCTGCCGACGAAGATCGAGTGCCTCACCGAGGCGAACATGCTCATCAAGACGATCTATTTCAAGGACGTCAAGAACTTCGGCGGCGGCATCACTCGGCCGGCGGTGATCGAGACGGAAAGCCCCCTCTACAAGGGCTACAAGTCGGTGATGATCTTCGCCGGGTTCAAGAAGCGGGATTTCAAGGATGAGGTGTTCACGTTGACCTTCATGTCCAATATCGAATCGCTGCGATAA